The region ATGGAAGAAAAAAAACCTCCACATTGCCAATGGCTCACTTTGTGCCAAGTGGATAATAAAGTTGTTATGTGAAGAGTATATTCCAATGACTTCAGAGAATTAACAAAACAATATAATTTAAAGTTTAATAGCTATAGTTAACATTGTCAAACACATCTAATTAAGGTTGTTGTCAATATTCCATCAAAGTCAAAAtcccaaaagaaaataaatataaaattcagTCAGACAAAGTTATTAGTAGTTGTACACCACAAAACCCACTTAAAATTAACCTTATATAAATCATCTTTTTCACCATATAGTTAGCTAACAGAGCGTATAATGCAATTAGAGATTGCATTATATTGTTTTGTGTTTCTGTGGTCTGCTCATCCTAGTTTTCTCTAGTTGTTAGTGCATGGTTCCTGCCAGCCTCTAGTTTCTTGCTTCCCAGTTGCTGTAGGCTATTAGTTTAAATAGCAGAGATTACTTAGTATAAGTTTCTCTGATGTCTTTTTCGTTTTGTTGAATCTTTGTTCTGCCACTGTTATTAggaaattatattaattattgtAAGTTGTACCCACAGAAAATTTCAATATGATGATATAAAGAATTTTAAGGAaagaagtaaaagaaaaaaaaaactccttTCCTAACCAACTGTTTTAATGGCGACTACTGATCACCACCTCAAAGATTCATCAAGCTCATCACCATCATCAGTTGTGGTAGTGATGGTTCCATTATTAGCTCAAAGCCACCTCAACCACCTCCTTCAACTCTCCCATGTCGTTTCCTCATACAACATCCCTGTCCACTACGTTAGCTCTACTCTCCACAATTCTCAAGTCAAGTCTCGATCCATAAACCCTCTTAGAGAATTAACAAAAATCCATTTTCATAACTTCCCATTAATCCGAACTACACCATTACCACCCAACCTCTGCTCCGGAATAAAGTTATCCGAAACCGTCAAGCTCCTCCGCGAGCCAGTCGCTGCACTTCTCCGATCACTCTCGTCAAACGTGAAACGACTTGTCGTTGTTCATGATGTTCTGATGACTTCAGTGGTTCAAGATTTTGTTTCTCTACCAAACGCAGAAGCCTATGCTGTCAATTGTGGCTCTGTTTTCCCAATGTTCACCTACGCGTTCGCTGCCATAGGACAGTACGACATCATCCCAATAAAGAATATTCCCTCTGTGGAATCTTGTTACACTCATGAGTTCTATGAATTTATAAAACATGAGTTTAAACAGATGAAAAGTCAGGTTGGTCAGCTCCACAACTCTTGTAAGGCTATTGAAGGCTCTTTCCTCGAACATGTAGCAAACTACGTACTCAAAGGAGAGAAGAAGATTTGGGCAGTGGGGCCCTTGCACCAAACGACAGTCTTTAAGGAGGCCAGGGATGATGACAAGTGCTTATTGGGGTGGCTAGACAAACAAGAGCCCAACAGTGTCTTGTATATATCTTTTGGAACAACTACTACTTTTTCTGAGGAGAAGATCAAAGAGATTGCTCTTGGTTTGGAGCAGAGTGGGGTAAAGTTTATGTGGGTGTTGAGAGATGAAGATAGATTAGATAGTTTCAGCAATGGATACGAGGGTGAGCTATCTAAACTTCCAAGTGGGTTTGAGGAAAGAATGAGGGGAAAGGGAATGGGAATGGTGGTGACGAAATGGGTGTGCCAAGTGGAGATTTTAGGGCACAAATCCATAGGTGGGTTTATGAGTCATTGTGGATGGAACTCATGCATGGAAAGCATAAGTATGGGAGTGCCTATAGCAGCATGGCCCATGGAATTTGATCAACCTGTGAATGCTCTCTTACTTACGGAAGTTCTCAAAGTGGGTGTGGCTGTTATGGAATGGGGTCAGAGAGATGAGTTGGTGACTTCATCCATGATTGACAGAGCTGTGAGGACATTAATGGCCTCAGAGGAAGGTGGTGAGATCAGAAAGAGGGCTGAGGAGTTGGGTGCTGAAGTTAGAAAGTCTACAGCTGAAGGAGGAGTCACTCGTATGGAATGGCATTCTTTCATTGCCCATATAACGAGATAGATTGATAGAGCTAGACACTTTTTCGTGTGTTTTGGTCTTTCATAAAAGTAGTATATACTAGCTAGGAATGTTTATGTTTCGAGTCAGTAATTAgacttattttagtattttttttttttttatcgttCGTTTAAATTTGAGAACTTTATTTCTTACAAGTAATCTTTATTGATCAGTAATAATTTTtcctttgaaaaatatttataatttttctttaagaaaagttgtatataattttaataaatgttgTTCGAGATTAAATACTAGTGTAATGAATGTTGTCAAGGAAAACCATTTAAAAAAACAAGTATCCAATTAAATTACAAGTATGCCAACTAGGTAAGACATTCTAGCAAGATAAATTGTCCAATGGCTACAAGAACCCAAAACAAAATaagtgtttggcattgttttatgttttctgttttcaaaattgtgttctaaaaaatgagaatagaaaatagtttttgtagttttcaaaatataatggtGTTTGGCTATTGTTTTCTAAAAACAGTTTTCAAAAACCAAAAAACTAAAAACATGTTTGGATGATAAAAAAACAAGCagtttttagaaaacatattttttttacaataattgttttaatacttattattatgatttttttaataaaaatgcaatatgtcacatacatatttaatctaACTTAGTTATAATATTgctaattttcatataaattaaCAATATATCATAttgtttgaaaaaatatataatctaaaaaatatctaaataatttttacaagtaaaatatcaataaaatattataatgcttaaaaaatatgagaaattttaaattttaaataaaatatttaatctaaAGTATATAGAAAATCACCATTAATCTACAATATGTCCCCATAAACACAATTTGAATACTAAAATTATTTTATAGTAATAAAATATAGTTgactaatttatattattataagctGTCCACATAGCTTGAGCAATACAATCTCGACATCTTGCCATTGCTGCAGCAGATTCATCAGATAAATTGACTTCACATCTTGACACACTAGTGTTAGCTTCCTCTAAGTTGTCTTCACCCTCAAGTTCTTTCTCTTCCCATTCTCTAAACATAAGATCATACTGTGTGGGTTGACGAATAAAATTATGAAGAGTGCAGCAAGCAATAACTATCAAAGGTTGTCTACTCAATTTGTAAGGTGGCATCATCTTCAATATAGGAAAACGTGCTTTTAGTACActaaatgtaatgacccactaatctagactatttggaccattaacgaaactatacataaaacttacatttttacgaaaataccataatttattgaataacttgcaaaataagagttatttacaaagtaaataccaaaacggatatgggatcccattgtctttaaaacaaaaacataatttaaaataataaagcattacataattagtgcggaaaatacatataaaaagacataaaatcgaaactacatcctcgaatcgattaacgctcggccccttgactccattcatcatcgatacatatcctccaagcgtcacgaatcttaccgcctctaaagcttattttcctgcacataaaacagaaaggaatgagcctaatgcccagcaaggaaaatctaacacaaaatcatatacataatttcataagaaaacataaagacttaacataatacatataacatacacttattataatggccattattacttggggtcccatagactaaacaagcatatgcccatgggattagtggggtcctactagctaagtaggtcatatgcccataacccatttggggtcttgttagtcatatgggtcatatgcccaagcctacaaacatacacatatacatatcataacacttttaataacataacacatatagataacataagcacataacatgttgattctagcctattttccttaccaaagttaccgggattttggactgagttgggacttttggaacactcttaaaaccataagaaagagtgagtctaagaaaggagatgaaatgaaagagatggaaaaactaaaccataaaaaaaatatacttaccgacttatatgcttaagagcttggattccctaaccaaaataagaataaggttaggggactgagtagaaggttttgagaaaggaaataacataaaatacagaaaggaactagagttttgggtttacctcaaagattgcaagatcaatctaacctccaccgaaatactatagaactcacttcccaaagtgtttgataagcttatgatgtttaagcttatagtttttccccaaaccaagtgtttacactctcacactcacttaacactagcagcttctgaacttagagcaaatggtgaataatggctgggtactaggtcctatttatagagtttgggaatgaaaatatcttgattttacttgaataaaaataatggctttttaggtgaaaatcatttgaataatcgttcagcagaggctgaagactcgttcaaaagatgctggactgttgaaggagtttgaatggctgaaaggaaaagaattcaaaagtatttgaaaacatgctggtggaggcgatatatcgccccctataggcgatatatcgcctggacctttgttcccgaggcgaccgttcatcgattcgtgttttccgtatctacgtgctgcgatatatcgccccctatagctgtgatatatcggcatacgctgaatatttaaacacgaatttacacatttttagctaagtttgaatggagtaaacagccttgactaagccctcaacgtactcaaagctgctgactgaccctataacattcaaactttacccttatttaatttaatcctcaaaaatacttaatcctcaattaccattcaaaacatgtgcttaaaatcctattggttgatgtctaagccttattatataataatataatccttaatatcagtcacattaatcaaaccttaggttatacttaatattcttaaactataggttaaacttagaaaatctataagtactactatgagtgtccaaataactcccgatctgaaccaaaaatccaaagtaacaaggataacactaaatatactataatactactaacaattagctaagtaaagttcttggactctacaattctcccctactaaaaagaatttcgtcctcgaaatttacttaccaaataactccggataccggccttgcatgtcttcttccaactcccacgtggcctcgcgttcagaactattactccataagactttgactataggaaagctcttggaccgtaactgcttcatccccctatctaggatgctaaccggtcgttcctcgtaacttaagtctttctggagcgctatggtatcgtacttgaggacgtgagatgggtctgacacatatttgcgtagcatcgaaatgtggaagacgttgtgactatcggctagtgctggcggtagggctagtctatacgcaactggtcccactttgtccaatatctcaaaaggacctatgaatcggggactaagcttgcctttcttcccgaaccgcttgacacccttcataggagatatcttcaggaagacttgatctccaacttg is a window of Humulus lupulus chromosome 4, drHumLupu1.1, whole genome shotgun sequence DNA encoding:
- the LOC133833113 gene encoding zeatin O-glucosyltransferase-like — its product is MATTDHHLKDSSSSSPSSVVVVMVPLLAQSHLNHLLQLSHVVSSYNIPVHYVSSTLHNSQVKSRSINPLRELTKIHFHNFPLIRTTPLPPNLCSGIKLSETVKLLREPVAALLRSLSSNVKRLVVVHDVLMTSVVQDFVSLPNAEAYAVNCGSVFPMFTYAFAAIGQYDIIPIKNIPSVESCYTHEFYEFIKHEFKQMKSQVGQLHNSCKAIEGSFLEHVANYVLKGEKKIWAVGPLHQTTVFKEARDDDKCLLGWLDKQEPNSVLYISFGTTTTFSEEKIKEIALGLEQSGVKFMWVLRDEDRLDSFSNGYEGELSKLPSGFEERMRGKGMGMVVTKWVCQVEILGHKSIGGFMSHCGWNSCMESISMGVPIAAWPMEFDQPVNALLLTEVLKVGVAVMEWGQRDELVTSSMIDRAVRTLMASEEGGEIRKRAEELGAEVRKSTAEGGVTRMEWHSFIAHITR